The genome window ATTGTTTCCAATAGAAAGCAGCCAGCCAAAAGCAAGAAAATTAATAGCTATAACAATGGCCGCAAGCATTGTGTTGTTCTCATTGATAAGTGTTAATACCTTGTTGGATGAATCATTTATACCCTTCTTACCATCGTACAATGAGCACAAGTTAACTCAAGTACAAACCTTTTCTACCCAAGTAGGCGAACAAGCAAGTTTTACTTTATCTGATGGTAGTCACATTCAATTAAATACCAATACTGCAGTTGCAATCAATTACAGCACTAAGCAAAGACAGCTAACTTTATTACAAGGCGAGGCGCAGTTTGACGTCATTAAGGATACCCGTAGGCCATTTACGGTTGTTGCCGGGGAAAAATCTTTTACAGCTTTAGGAACTATTTTTAACATAAAAAAAAATGACGATCAGGGTTTAGAGTTAGTTGTCACAGAGGGTAGAGTATTTATTGCTAAAGCTAATGAAAGAATTGAAATGATTAGACAGTCGTTTGACCACCCCCAAGCTAACTTGCTACCAGGTATATTAGTTAATTCAGGTGAAAAAGCGACAATTGCAAACCATGTTGATGCACCTGTACAGGACGTTTCTTTAATCCAGATGCAACGTGATTTAGCGTGGCAACAAGGGATGCTTATTTTTGAAGGAGAGCCATTAACTGCTGCTTTAGCCGATATCAGTCGATATACAAAAATTAACTTTGAAATTATTGATCCGCAAATAGCTAATTTTAAAGTTGCTGGTTACTTTAGAGCTGATGATATTGATGGTTTGATAGCTTCACTAGAAATTAACCTCAATATTGTTTCTAGCAAAGCGCCGAACAATACCATTTTACTCTCGTTAGCGAATTAATCCCTTTCTAAAAAATTAATAAACTTTGATAGTTAACATGTATTTTTTAACTATCCTTTTTTATTCCCACAAAACATAGCACTGCAGATTTGTATAATGCCACCCTGATTTATGGTGGTATTTTGTTGATATTTATAGGAAACTAAAAAAAACATAAAAAAATATAGAGGAAATTTCCTGCTGGCCTGTTTATTAATATTGCACAGTTGGCGAAAAGTTTTTCGTCTGTTTCATGTTACGACAAAGCTAAGACTTAAACCTTATATCATCGCGTCAGCCTTGATCACTATGATGTCGCCGATGGCTTTTGCCGATGATCTGATTCGCTTTGATATTGATAAACAACGAGCTGAT of Thalassotalea fonticola contains these proteins:
- a CDS encoding FecR family protein codes for the protein MSNVSQFYSKEHIQEQACLWISRIDRGLSSAEKLALVNWCQENNKHYNTLLAMASFWDKLTVLNELSRLFPIESSQPKARKLIAITMAASIVLFSLISVNTLLDESFIPFLPSYNEHKLTQVQTFSTQVGEQASFTLSDGSHIQLNTNTAVAINYSTKQRQLTLLQGEAQFDVIKDTRRPFTVVAGEKSFTALGTIFNIKKNDDQGLELVVTEGRVFIAKANERIEMIRQSFDHPQANLLPGILVNSGEKATIANHVDAPVQDVSLIQMQRDLAWQQGMLIFEGEPLTAALADISRYTKINFEIIDPQIANFKVAGYFRADDIDGLIASLEINLNIVSSKAPNNTILLSLAN